In Dehalobacter sp., the following proteins share a genomic window:
- the ruvB gene encoding Holliday junction branch migration DNA helicase RuvB: MERVITSLERPEDRDFEALRPGRLMEYIGQASIKENLSVFIQAAQNRGEALDHVLLYGPPGLGKTTLANIIAAEMGVNIRTTSGPAIERPGDLAALLTSLEPRDVLFIDEIHRLSRTAEEVLYSAMEDNCLDIVIGKGPSARSIRLSLSPFTLIGATTRAGQLTSPLRDRFGVISRLEFYTTEELLQIVVRASRILKVDLSPDGAEEIAKRSRGTPRVANRLLKRVRDYAQFWGSRIVDSQTAAKAMDKLEVDPMGLDSLDQKILLAIIRNFDGGPVGLETLAATVGEEAETLEDVVEPFLLQRGFLQRTPRGRMVTNQVYSYFGLDLPANVQTGLFCEPESK, encoded by the coding sequence TTGGAAAGAGTCATCACTTCCCTGGAGCGTCCTGAAGACCGGGATTTCGAAGCCTTAAGACCGGGCAGGCTGATGGAATATATCGGACAGGCAAGTATCAAAGAAAACTTAAGTGTCTTTATCCAGGCGGCCCAGAACAGGGGAGAGGCTCTCGACCATGTCCTTCTTTATGGTCCGCCCGGACTCGGCAAGACCACGCTGGCCAATATTATTGCGGCCGAGATGGGAGTCAATATCCGGACGACTTCCGGACCGGCGATTGAAAGGCCGGGAGATTTGGCGGCACTTTTGACTTCACTCGAACCACGCGATGTACTGTTCATTGATGAGATTCACCGTCTAAGCAGGACAGCGGAAGAAGTCTTGTATTCCGCGATGGAAGATAATTGTCTGGATATCGTGATTGGTAAAGGACCGAGCGCTCGTTCCATCAGGCTGTCCCTATCTCCGTTTACGCTGATCGGGGCGACGACCAGAGCCGGGCAGCTGACGTCTCCTTTGAGGGACAGGTTCGGGGTCATCAGCCGGCTGGAATTTTATACGACGGAGGAACTGCTGCAGATCGTCGTCAGGGCTTCCCGGATCCTGAAAGTGGATTTGTCACCGGACGGAGCGGAGGAGATTGCCAAGCGTTCCAGAGGGACACCGCGGGTGGCCAACAGGTTGCTCAAAAGGGTAAGGGACTATGCGCAGTTCTGGGGAAGCAGGATTGTTGATTCTCAGACGGCAGCCAAAGCAATGGATAAGCTCGAAGTTGATCCGATGGGCCTGGACAGTCTGGATCAGAAAATTCTGCTGGCCATTATCCGGAATTTTGACGGAGGACCGGTTGGTCTGGAAACGCTGGCTGCTACTGTAGGTGAAGAGGCCGAGACCCTGGAAGATGTTGTGGAACCATTTTTGCTGCAGAGAGGTTTCCTGCAGCGGACACCAAGAGGCAGAATGGTAACGAACCAGGTCTACAGCTATTTTGGATTGGATCTTCCAGCGAATGTACAGACGGGACTTTTTTGTGAACCAGAAAGTAAATAG
- a CDS encoding molybdopterin-dependent oxidoreductase gives MSFRKVSTNKQIQFSTTLLGLEKLLNFSAKRYPSFAAHLKKKDFTLQIKIRDDSQGRFFTFKNGRVSSKNGVNPGADVVMAFEDAALACHLMKFNRSQLDFISAGKDFSLTVNGPDELCVYVANMLTAITNMSTIFGGNYGTDMGNGVKRYTTGSNGGPMFVYVKDGKILRTTPIDLDSEDPEPFTINARGRKFTPPKRVTCTSHGLTWKSMVYSPDRILYPMKRVDFDPKGNRNTQNRGISGYERISWDEALDIVSSEIARVKKTYGPGSLFFAGSSHHTWGNIGYHLSASDRFINTLGFSRICMNPDSWEGFYWGGMHHWGNTAKLGSPDQYSTVEDQLKNSEMLVMWSSDPESTSGAYGTYEGAIRREWLKSLGIKIVHIDPFYNHTAAWMGGKWFSPRPGTDTAMALAIAYVWLTQDLYDKFFVENRTKGFELWRDYILGKEDGIPKTPEWQEKETGIPAKDVRALAEEWGTKKTYMSPGGMAGVGSACRGSNGGEWARSMLCLMALQGFGKPGVNFGAMQFGTPLNHRFFFPGYAEGGFSGDYNFTGSPVNLYQRMPSTPSVSSVTQFVPRLRIPEAFLEGHAMGYPMNPYSLEGQFFPAPYPSPGHSQVKLYYKYGGAYMSTQPESNRYALAYQTDNIEFVVNQSIWNEGEVRFADIILPVCTNFERWDIGEFAHSGGIIDKTFLQCNHRTFFIQHKCIEPLGESRSDFQIYTDICCRLGVGVPYSEGNTEFDWVKRMFDATDLPKVISWRKFLTKGYYILPPIYDEKDRDPVAYNWFYEGRLKDAPELTPLPSEYKEEYRRGLQTQSGLFEFECSSLKRFDPNDPERPVINKYVPSWEGRSSELYQKYPLQLISPHPRYSHHTMSDGKGTVINEISNHRISINGYHYWPIRINPEDAEKRGIKHHDLVEVYNDRGSVICAAVVTQRLNPGTVHAYESAAKYDPIGLPGKSPDRGGLINILTPSRTQIRQSHSMAANSCLVEIRLWKGDQSK, from the coding sequence GTGTCATTTAGAAAAGTATCGACAAACAAACAGATACAGTTCTCAACTACGTTATTGGGTCTCGAAAAACTTTTAAATTTTTCTGCAAAGAGATATCCCAGTTTCGCAGCACACCTCAAAAAGAAAGACTTTACTTTGCAAATTAAAATTAGGGATGATTCACAGGGAAGGTTTTTTACCTTCAAAAATGGACGCGTGTCGTCAAAAAATGGGGTTAATCCCGGCGCCGATGTTGTCATGGCTTTTGAGGATGCGGCGCTGGCGTGCCATCTCATGAAATTTAACAGGAGCCAACTGGATTTTATCTCTGCCGGAAAGGACTTTTCCTTAACGGTTAACGGTCCGGACGAATTGTGTGTGTATGTCGCAAATATGCTGACCGCAATCACGAATATGTCGACGATCTTCGGCGGCAATTACGGAACGGACATGGGGAATGGGGTCAAAAGGTATACCACAGGGTCAAACGGCGGCCCGATGTTTGTTTATGTCAAGGATGGGAAAATTTTAAGAACGACGCCGATCGACCTTGATAGCGAGGATCCGGAACCGTTTACAATTAACGCCAGGGGACGGAAATTTACGCCGCCAAAAAGAGTTACCTGTACGTCTCACGGGCTGACGTGGAAATCCATGGTTTATTCGCCGGACCGTATTCTCTATCCAATGAAGCGGGTGGATTTTGATCCCAAGGGCAACAGAAATACACAAAACCGCGGGATATCGGGGTATGAGAGAATTAGCTGGGACGAAGCCCTGGATATCGTAAGCAGTGAAATTGCGCGGGTTAAAAAGACGTATGGCCCGGGATCACTTTTTTTTGCAGGGAGCTCCCACCACACCTGGGGTAATATCGGTTACCACTTAAGCGCTTCGGACCGGTTTATCAACACGCTTGGTTTTTCACGCATCTGTATGAATCCGGACAGCTGGGAGGGTTTTTATTGGGGCGGAATGCACCACTGGGGAAACACGGCCAAACTCGGTTCGCCGGATCAGTATTCCACGGTTGAAGACCAGCTTAAAAACTCCGAAATGCTTGTCATGTGGTCCAGTGACCCGGAGTCAACCTCAGGGGCCTATGGAACCTATGAAGGCGCTATCCGTCGTGAATGGCTGAAGAGCCTGGGCATTAAGATTGTCCATATTGATCCTTTCTATAACCATACGGCTGCCTGGATGGGCGGAAAATGGTTCTCGCCGAGACCGGGAACAGATACCGCAATGGCGCTGGCAATCGCTTACGTCTGGCTGACGCAGGATCTTTATGATAAATTCTTTGTTGAAAACCGCACCAAAGGTTTTGAACTTTGGCGCGATTATATCCTTGGTAAGGAAGATGGCATACCGAAGACCCCGGAATGGCAGGAAAAAGAAACCGGTATTCCAGCAAAGGATGTCCGGGCTTTGGCCGAGGAATGGGGGACCAAAAAAACCTATATGTCCCCTGGCGGCATGGCCGGTGTAGGCAGCGCCTGCCGCGGATCAAACGGGGGAGAATGGGCCAGATCAATGCTTTGTCTGATGGCGTTGCAAGGTTTTGGCAAACCCGGCGTAAACTTTGGCGCTATGCAGTTCGGAACACCGCTGAACCATCGCTTCTTCTTCCCGGGTTATGCGGAAGGCGGTTTCTCCGGTGACTATAACTTCACCGGTTCGCCCGTTAACCTGTACCAGCGTATGCCGTCGACGCCAAGCGTCAGCTCGGTTACGCAGTTTGTTCCCCGCTTAAGAATACCGGAAGCTTTTCTTGAAGGACATGCAATGGGTTATCCGATGAACCCTTACTCACTTGAGGGACAGTTCTTCCCTGCGCCTTATCCGTCTCCCGGCCATTCGCAGGTTAAGCTCTACTATAAATACGGCGGCGCTTACATGAGCACCCAACCGGAGTCCAACCGGTACGCGCTGGCTTACCAGACCGACAACATTGAGTTTGTCGTTAATCAGTCAATTTGGAATGAAGGCGAAGTAAGGTTTGCCGATATCATTCTGCCGGTCTGCACGAACTTTGAGCGCTGGGACATTGGCGAATTTGCCCACAGCGGCGGTATCATCGACAAAACATTCCTGCAGTGTAATCACCGGACGTTCTTTATTCAGCATAAATGTATTGAACCACTGGGCGAATCAAGATCGGATTTCCAGATCTATACAGATATCTGCTGCAGACTCGGAGTTGGTGTCCCGTACAGTGAAGGCAATACAGAGTTTGACTGGGTCAAGAGGATGTTTGACGCGACCGATTTGCCCAAGGTGATCTCTTGGCGTAAATTCCTGACCAAAGGATATTATATCCTTCCGCCGATTTATGATGAAAAGGATCGTGACCCTGTCGCTTACAATTGGTTCTATGAAGGACGCCTGAAGGATGCGCCGGAACTGACGCCGCTGCCTTCGGAGTATAAAGAGGAATACCGGAGAGGGCTGCAAACCCAAAGCGGCCTGTTCGAATTCGAATGCTCAAGCCTTAAGCGTTTTGATCCGAATGATCCCGAGAGACCTGTAATTAATAAGTATGTTCCGTCCTGGGAAGGCAGAAGCAGCGAACTGTATCAAAAATACCCGTTGCAACTGATCTCACCGCATCCGCGCTACAGTCACCATACCATGAGCGACGGCAAAGGAACGGTTATTAACGAGATATCCAACCACAGAATTTCCATCAACGGCTATCATTACTGGCCGATCCGGATTAACCCTGAGGATGCGGAAAAACGCGGTATCAAACACCATGACTTGGTGGAAGTCTACAATGACCGCGGTTCGGTTATCTGTGCCGCTGTGGTTACGCAGCGCCTAAATCCGGGCACGGTGCATGCCTATGAGTCTGCCGCTAAGTACGATCCGATCGGGCTCCCCGGAAAATCACCCGATAGAGGCGGACTCATAAACATCCTTACGCCTTCCAGAACCCAAATCCGACAGTCGCACTCGATGGCTGCCAATTCTTGTCTTGTCGAAATTAGATTATGGAAGGGAGATCAGTCAAAATGA
- a CDS encoding Crp/Fnr family transcriptional regulator, giving the protein MAQWEAWSPWTENMIDDEMVQKLLKLSKVEKYEKGEVIYWEGLDNRLFLLLSGKVEVSITSAGGRKRTVAIREARTFIDDVLVDGLYYAVTITCLTPVDIAVFEQRVLTKAGYEDPSILDCMLKSVILKLQGLSFYLAGQTFEDAEDRIYFLLINLAKKYGIKNGNTYYLEKQLTHQFIADIVGSTRVRVTQSIKNLKNKGLVTKKNGRFVVFVDDNHKVMQ; this is encoded by the coding sequence ATGGCTCAGTGGGAAGCGTGGTCTCCTTGGACAGAAAATATGATTGACGATGAAATGGTACAGAAGCTGCTAAAGTTATCAAAAGTAGAAAAATATGAAAAAGGGGAGGTCATCTATTGGGAAGGACTGGACAATAGACTTTTCCTGCTGTTGTCCGGCAAGGTGGAAGTCAGCATTACAAGTGCCGGAGGGCGCAAGCGTACCGTTGCGATTCGTGAAGCGCGCACTTTCATTGACGACGTACTTGTTGACGGGCTTTATTATGCCGTGACAATTACGTGTCTTACACCTGTTGATATCGCGGTATTTGAACAGCGTGTACTGACAAAAGCCGGTTATGAGGACCCCAGCATTTTGGATTGCATGTTAAAATCAGTCATTTTAAAGTTGCAAGGATTGTCTTTTTACTTGGCGGGACAGACATTTGAAGATGCGGAAGACAGAATTTATTTTCTTCTGATCAACTTGGCCAAAAAATACGGCATAAAAAACGGAAATACTTATTATCTCGAAAAACAGCTCACGCACCAATTTATCGCGGATATCGTAGGATCAACCCGCGTACGGGTAACACAAAGTATTAAAAATTTAAAGAATAAAGGGCTAGTGACGAAAAAGAATGGCAGGTTTGTCGTTTTTGTCGATGATAATCATAAAGTCATGCAGTAG
- a CDS encoding MFS transporter, translated as MSEPNRSYKWVVLLLMCLTMIAFNSSQISIAPNVGLILKDIPMNNTQVGFAMSAATLCGIVFAYFISLLANKVNRKTLVLIALLLIGAGVALTGTATDFWTIVIGRIIAGLGSTTLIIVTPLFVTGYFDEKNMGMAMALFTAAQPLGMIFGLNVFGRVGAAVGWRNTMFMIACLEIAVFLLCLLFLRLPKANAEVSAASHSLKDTPKSINMWLLAVIYAVFTLSVSAYVNFGPTYFGMNGTPPAQIGLFASLIMIIPLVLSPFFGAALDKGLKNYKRPILIFGAVLMAASYCAIGFHFMNTFFIWAVLLGLGFTVVAPVCYSAMPEMVSEKNLSIGMGLLIISFDVGGSFGAILFGTVLDASHGVFSVAFSVVSVLLLVLIPLILVLKLRENSLNKSEQRSLSS; from the coding sequence ATGTCTGAGCCAAACAGATCTTACAAATGGGTTGTACTGTTGCTCATGTGCTTAACGATGATTGCTTTCAACTCTTCCCAAATTAGTATTGCTCCCAACGTTGGATTAATTTTGAAAGATATCCCGATGAACAATACCCAAGTCGGATTTGCGATGTCTGCTGCTACGCTTTGCGGAATTGTATTTGCGTATTTTATTTCCTTGCTGGCAAATAAGGTTAACCGCAAAACACTTGTATTAATTGCACTTTTGTTAATTGGCGCCGGGGTTGCACTTACCGGAACTGCCACTGATTTCTGGACAATCGTTATTGGCCGGATTATTGCCGGTTTAGGTAGCACGACATTAATTATTGTCACGCCCCTCTTTGTTACAGGTTACTTCGATGAAAAAAATATGGGCATGGCCATGGCCCTGTTTACGGCAGCTCAACCACTCGGAATGATTTTTGGTTTAAACGTTTTCGGTCGCGTCGGAGCTGCAGTGGGATGGCGCAATACGATGTTTATGATCGCATGTCTGGAAATCGCCGTCTTCTTACTTTGTCTTCTTTTCCTGCGTCTTCCGAAAGCAAATGCTGAAGTTTCGGCAGCATCGCACAGCCTTAAAGACACACCCAAAAGCATCAACATGTGGCTCCTTGCCGTCATCTACGCAGTCTTTACTTTGTCGGTCTCCGCTTATGTAAACTTTGGTCCGACATATTTCGGTATGAACGGCACCCCGCCGGCACAGATCGGTTTGTTTGCAAGCCTGATTATGATTATCCCGCTTGTACTTTCCCCGTTCTTCGGAGCCGCCTTGGATAAAGGTCTGAAAAATTACAAGCGTCCGATCCTGATTTTTGGTGCTGTTCTTATGGCAGCTTCCTATTGTGCGATTGGATTCCACTTCATGAATACGTTCTTCATTTGGGCCGTACTACTTGGTTTAGGATTCACAGTCGTTGCTCCCGTTTGTTATTCCGCTATGCCTGAAATGGTCAGCGAGAAAAACCTCAGCATCGGAATGGGTTTATTGATCATTTCGTTTGACGTCGGCGGCTCATTCGGTGCCATTTTATTCGGAACAGTCCTTGATGCCAGTCACGGTGTTTTCTCCGTTGCATTTAGTGTCGTAAGTGTCCTGCTGTTGGTTTTAATTCCCTTAATTCTGGTTCTCAAGCTCAGAGAGAACTCCCTTAATAAATCTGAACAACGCTCATTGTCTTCCTGA
- a CDS encoding YebC/PmpR family DNA-binding transcriptional regulator: MSGHSKWANIKHKKAKTDAIKGRIFTKLAREIMVAARAGGADPNGNFRLKIAIDNAKAANLPNDNIQRAIQKGAGAGEGANYEELRYEGYGPGGVAIMVELMTDNRNRTASEMRHLFSKNGGNLGETGSVGWMFTEKGQLDVPKEDLKMDEDEIMLLALEAGAEDVASEDESYEIFTEPGSMQEVRQVLLDSKIPIENAAINLIPVNRVEIADIEQAKKIIKLIDSLESHDDVQKVYTNFDLAESLEDADL; this comes from the coding sequence GTGTCAGGTCATTCCAAATGGGCCAATATTAAACATAAGAAAGCCAAAACCGATGCTATCAAAGGCCGGATTTTCACAAAATTAGCCAGAGAGATCATGGTGGCCGCACGGGCCGGCGGTGCAGACCCGAACGGGAACTTTAGGTTAAAAATTGCGATTGATAATGCCAAGGCAGCCAACCTGCCGAATGACAATATTCAGCGCGCGATCCAAAAGGGTGCCGGAGCAGGAGAAGGCGCCAATTATGAAGAACTGCGTTACGAAGGCTATGGTCCCGGCGGAGTTGCGATCATGGTGGAGCTGATGACAGACAACAGGAACCGGACAGCATCAGAGATGCGTCATCTTTTCTCGAAAAACGGCGGCAACCTTGGAGAAACCGGCAGTGTCGGCTGGATGTTCACGGAAAAAGGACAGCTTGATGTACCGAAAGAAGATTTAAAAATGGATGAAGATGAAATCATGCTTCTGGCGCTTGAGGCAGGTGCAGAGGATGTCGCGTCTGAAGATGAGAGCTACGAAATCTTCACCGAGCCGGGCAGCATGCAGGAAGTCAGACAAGTGCTGCTGGACAGTAAGATACCGATTGAAAATGCGGCCATCAATCTGATTCCAGTCAACCGCGTCGAGATCGCCGATATCGAACAAGCGAAAAAGATCATTAAGTTGATTGATTCGTTGGAGAGCCATGATGATGTTCAGAAGGTCTATACAAACTTTGACCTTGCCGAATCACTGGAAGATGCTGATCTCTAA
- the ruvA gene encoding Holliday junction branch migration protein RuvA, with protein MIGMLRGTVWTAEADRLVLDVGGVGYLLHVPVSSMVKIRQGEETVLHTHLIMREDDLSLYGFLTRDEKELFLQLLSVTGIGPKAALAILSSFAVSRIKTAIACEDVSLLTEVPGIGSKTAKRIILELKEKIKDVDIKAGTEDLGSFIPPNDTLETLLALGFSRYEARDALTRAEKRGLSSMEDQLKEALRLLAGPSEHM; from the coding sequence ATGATCGGAATGCTGCGGGGGACTGTGTGGACAGCCGAAGCGGACCGCCTGGTGCTTGATGTCGGCGGCGTAGGCTATTTACTCCATGTTCCGGTAAGTTCAATGGTAAAGATCAGGCAGGGGGAAGAAACTGTCTTGCATACCCATTTAATCATGCGGGAAGATGACCTCTCTTTGTACGGTTTTTTGACCCGCGATGAGAAAGAGCTGTTTCTGCAGCTGCTCAGCGTTACAGGGATTGGTCCAAAAGCTGCACTGGCGATTTTATCGTCATTTGCAGTCAGCAGGATTAAGACGGCAATTGCCTGTGAGGATGTTTCTTTATTAACCGAAGTTCCTGGAATCGGCAGCAAAACTGCGAAGAGAATCATTCTTGAACTGAAAGAAAAGATCAAGGATGTCGATATTAAAGCCGGAACGGAAGATTTGGGATCGTTCATTCCGCCAAATGATACACTTGAGACGTTGCTGGCTTTGGGCTTTTCCCGCTATGAAGCGCGTGACGCCCTGACCAGGGCGGAAAAGAGAGGACTGTCTTCCATGGAGGATCAGCTCAAAGAAGCGCTTCGCTTATTGGCAGGACCATCAGAACATATGTGA
- a CDS encoding methyl-accepting chemotaxis protein — protein sequence MGFKNLSIKSKLIGVLLFVTVVFITLLCFAYYVLIGNGQGAAGITDVATKIKYVMIACALAFSITALIIGILVHTLILKPVVRLQEGLAAAAQKREALSSDFLGKDEVGQLAYINNKLLADAMENRGAVLLSVEEISKLAKQLDIGSEQTASASNQIVGSITSIASGVDKQLESTVELSAFMKQMSDGMELITRNTNEVVSQSSQAVEKAKEGQDTVGKSVSQMNSIDQSVMSFAAIIRQLGERSKEIEHFVNDISGIADQTNMLALNAAIEAARAGVQGKGFAVVAEEVRILADQSQEAAKQIASIVNAIQTDSHIASSAIDVVNEEVKHGIETVNNSGEAFTKIVEMINQVFVQINEVSSILQQALSGNRLIFDSVARIENASRNTSEEIQTVSAATQEQLAFMEELSSSSKKLSKLAQDLFGSMQV from the coding sequence ATGGGATTTAAAAATTTAAGCATTAAAAGCAAACTAATCGGCGTATTGTTGTTTGTGACTGTTGTGTTTATCACACTGCTTTGCTTCGCTTATTATGTTTTGATCGGCAACGGGCAAGGGGCAGCCGGAATAACGGATGTTGCCACGAAAATCAAGTATGTCATGATTGCTTGCGCGCTGGCATTCTCTATTACGGCATTGATTATTGGGATTCTGGTACATACGTTAATTCTCAAACCTGTGGTTCGTTTGCAAGAAGGCCTTGCGGCTGCAGCCCAAAAACGAGAAGCTTTGTCATCTGACTTTTTGGGGAAAGATGAGGTTGGGCAGCTTGCTTATATTAACAATAAGCTTTTAGCGGATGCGATGGAAAACCGTGGTGCAGTTTTACTTAGTGTTGAAGAAATATCGAAGTTGGCTAAGCAACTGGATATAGGATCAGAGCAAACGGCCTCTGCATCCAATCAGATCGTCGGTTCCATTACCAGTATTGCAAGCGGGGTCGATAAACAGCTCGAATCTACGGTTGAATTATCGGCCTTTATGAAGCAAATGTCGGATGGTATGGAGCTAATCACCAGAAATACGAATGAAGTGGTCAGTCAATCTTCCCAAGCGGTAGAAAAAGCTAAAGAAGGCCAGGACACGGTTGGGAAATCAGTCAGTCAGATGAACAGTATAGATCAATCGGTCATGAGTTTTGCCGCGATTATTAGGCAACTCGGAGAAAGGTCAAAAGAAATCGAACACTTTGTGAACGATATTTCTGGAATTGCCGATCAAACGAATATGTTGGCTTTAAATGCAGCGATTGAAGCGGCACGTGCGGGGGTGCAAGGGAAAGGGTTTGCTGTGGTTGCGGAAGAGGTCCGGATATTGGCCGACCAATCCCAAGAAGCTGCAAAACAAATTGCATCCATTGTCAATGCGATACAAACAGATTCCCATATTGCTTCTTCGGCGATAGATGTTGTGAATGAAGAAGTGAAGCATGGCATTGAAACAGTCAATAACAGTGGTGAAGCATTTACCAAAATTGTGGAAATGATTAATCAGGTTTTTGTTCAGATTAATGAAGTATCTTCTATCCTGCAGCAGGCCCTCAGCGGCAACCGGTTGATATTTGATTCTGTTGCCAGGATTGAAAATGCAAGCCGGAACACGTCAGAGGAAATCCAAACGGTTTCCGCAGCGACTCAGGAACAGTTGGCATTTATGGAGGAATTATCTTCATCGAGTAAAAAACTTTCCAAACTTGCCCAAGATTTGTTTGGATCAATGCAAGTGTAA
- the ruvC gene encoding crossover junction endodeoxyribonuclease RuvC has protein sequence MLILGIDPGTAIMGYGLIEKNGQKLSPVTYSCWRTPSDLPMPDRLRMLYESLEDFLGEYSPDVMAVEELFFNRNTTTAITVGQARGVVLLSAARRNIEVSEYTPLQVKQAVVGYGKADKKQIQYMVRAILSLQETPKPDDTADALAIAICHAHSMGRRINGGMLK, from the coding sequence ATGTTGATTCTTGGCATTGACCCGGGAACCGCCATCATGGGGTACGGACTGATCGAAAAAAATGGCCAAAAGCTTTCCCCGGTCACTTATTCCTGTTGGCGGACTCCGTCAGATTTGCCGATGCCGGACAGGCTCAGAATGCTTTACGAATCGCTGGAGGATTTCCTGGGAGAATATTCACCGGATGTGATGGCTGTCGAAGAGTTGTTTTTTAACCGCAACACCACGACAGCGATTACGGTCGGACAGGCCAGGGGAGTCGTTCTGCTGAGCGCTGCACGCCGGAATATTGAAGTATCCGAATATACACCTTTGCAGGTCAAGCAGGCTGTGGTCGGATACGGCAAAGCAGATAAAAAACAGATACAGTATATGGTCAGGGCAATCCTGTCGCTGCAGGAAACACCAAAACCTGATGATACAGCTGATGCGCTGGCCATCGCCATATGTCATGCGCACAGCATGGGACGCCGGATAAATGGAGGAATGTTAAAATGA
- a CDS encoding (4Fe-4S)-binding protein: protein MKKWHFVIDIEKCLACFNCLVVCKDEFDDNTFPGYSVPQPRFGQKWIDPVPKERGQYPNIDMAYLPKVCMHCANAPCVKASGGAIQKRQDGIVLIDPVKAKGKKDLVKSCPYGLISWNEEANVAQKCTFCAHLIDQGWTKTRCSQACPLEAIKVVYMEDADFEEMVKAEKLEAYKPELKTKPGGLYKNLYRYTKCFISGSVAYTRDGIERCAEGCKVVLSKDKQKIAEQTTDNFGDFKFDQLDEKSGKYQLEFYLDGYNKIVKEVDLTTSLNMGEIHF from the coding sequence ATGAAGAAGTGGCATTTTGTAATTGATATCGAAAAATGTCTTGCGTGTTTTAACTGTCTTGTCGTCTGCAAAGATGAATTTGATGACAATACGTTCCCGGGCTATTCGGTTCCCCAGCCCCGGTTCGGGCAAAAATGGATCGACCCGGTTCCGAAAGAGAGAGGGCAGTACCCGAATATTGATATGGCTTATCTGCCAAAAGTTTGTATGCATTGCGCTAATGCGCCATGTGTTAAAGCCTCGGGCGGGGCGATTCAAAAGAGACAGGACGGTATTGTTCTCATTGACCCGGTGAAGGCGAAGGGCAAAAAAGATTTGGTCAAATCCTGTCCTTACGGCCTGATCTCTTGGAACGAAGAAGCCAATGTCGCTCAAAAATGCACGTTTTGTGCACATCTGATTGATCAAGGGTGGACAAAAACCCGTTGTTCTCAGGCTTGCCCGCTTGAAGCGATCAAAGTTGTTTATATGGAAGACGCGGATTTTGAAGAAATGGTTAAGGCAGAGAAGCTTGAAGCTTATAAGCCTGAGCTGAAAACGAAACCAGGCGGCCTGTACAAAAACTTGTACCGCTATACAAAGTGCTTTATCAGCGGGAGCGTAGCGTATACCCGCGACGGTATTGAAAGATGCGCCGAAGGATGTAAAGTCGTCCTGTCTAAGGACAAGCAAAAGATTGCCGAACAGACGACGGATAACTTTGGAGACTTTAAGTTCGACCAACTTGATGAAAAGAGCGGGAAATATCAATTAGAATTTTATCTGGATGGTTACAATAAAATAGTCAAAGAGGTCGATCTTACGACGAGTCTCAACATGGGAGAAATCCATTTCTAA